The proteins below come from a single Juglans regia cultivar Chandler chromosome 12, Walnut 2.0, whole genome shotgun sequence genomic window:
- the LOC109011009 gene encoding auxin-responsive protein IAA17-like: MLPDLPELDVSGGLNFKETELTLGLPGEIGRGTSSFIQITAGSSSAKLTGTKRGFSQAAMDLNLGRSFYVEHDGSCCEQSESENEDLSVAKPPAAKAQIVGWPPVRAFRRNVMTKSCNLVKVSMDGAPYLRKVDLEMYDSYQQLLSALEDMFSCPTIPYTYPTRNYLDEKKLMDPTSGVEYVPTYEDKDGDLMLVGDVPWKMFVESCKRLRLIKGSEAIGQLHAPRTPQPSAASCTST; the protein is encoded by the exons ATGTTACCGGACTTGCCGGAATTAGATGTATCCGGCGGATTGAATTTCAAGGAGACAGAGCTGACCTTAGGGCTTCCGGGAGAGATCGGACGTGGAACCAGCAGCTTTATACAGATCACCGCGGGATCATCATCAGCAAAGTTGACGGGCACGAAACGGGGATTCTCGCAGGCAGCCATGGATCTTAATCTTGGTAGATCATTTTATGTTGAACATGATGGCAGCTGTTGTGAGCAGTCCGAATCAGAAAACGAAGACTTGAGTGTGGCAAAACCTCCCGCAGCAAA GGCGCAGATAGTGGGGTGGCCACCGGTGAGAGCATTTAGAAGGAACGTGATGACGAAGAGCTGCAACTTGGTAAAGGTTTCCATGGATGGAGCTCCTTATCTAAGAAAGGTCGATCTAGAAATGTACGATAGCTATCAGCAGCTACTGAGTGCTTTGGAGGACATGTTCTCTTGCCCGACTATTCCTTATACGTATCCCACCC gtaattaCTTGGATGAGAAAAAGCTTATGGATCCTACAAGTGGGGTGGAATATGTACCTACTTACGAGGACAAAGATGGTGACTTGATGTTAGTGGGAGATGTACCATGGAA AATGTTTGTGGAGTCATGCAAGCGGCTAAGATTGATAAAAGGTTCGGAGGCAATTGGACAGCTTCATG CTCCAAGAACACCCCAACCATCTGCAGCAAGCTGCACGAGtacttaa
- the LOC109011010 gene encoding D-glycerate 3-kinase, chloroplastic has product MSMAALNIFTRPYSPTASSLGPYDFNHHNRFNVGSCKLHSLSPRKSNNAASRLYQIPTHFSKSGSGGCSWMQNNSTCHNTAAGNDCRQGELYSVFPSKPAAVSSVQDLFEFICSGPLIEKMGLTPEKISESIDKWLAYGTQLCRLFQLNELYLTVPQKARFYHYYIPVFLWCEDQISQHRSMFKDGEDIPPLVIGFSAPQGCGKTTLVFALDYLFQVTGRKSATISIDDFYLTAEGQAKMREENPGNALLEFRGNAGSHDLPFSVETLTALDNLTKEGMKMKLPRYDKSAYNGRGDRASPSTWPEIEGPLEAILFEGWMLGFKPLSAEVVKAVDPQLETVNKNLEAYYDAWDKFIKAWIVIKIKDPSCVYQWRLQAEIAMREAGKPGMSDEEVKDFVSRYLPAYKAYLPTLYSEGPSGSNPKHLLVIEIDEGRNPILGN; this is encoded by the exons ATGAGCATGGCGGCTCTGAATATCTTCACTCGCCCGTACTCACCAACAGCTTCCTCGCTTGGTCCCTATGATTTCAATCATCACAATCGTTTCAATGTTGGTAGTTGTAAATTACATTCTTTATCTCCGAGAAAATCAAACAACGCAGCTTCCAGGCTTTACCAAATACCGACCCATTTCTCAAAGTCAG GCAGTGGAGGATGTTCATGGATGCAAAACAATTCCACATGTCACAACACTGCAGCTGGCAATGATTGCAGGCAAGGCGAATTGTATTCAGTTTTTCCCTCAAAACCTGCCGCTGTTTCCTCTGTGCAGGATCTTTTTGAATTCATATGCTCAGGTCCTTTAATAGAGAAAATGGGTCTCACCCCTGAAAAGATATCCGAGTCCATTGACAAGTGGTTAGCATATGGAACGCAACTTTGTCGATTGTTTCAGCTCAACGAATTGTACCTTACAGTTCCTCAGAAAGCAAGGTTTTATCACTACTATATACCAGTGTTTTTATGGTGTGAAGATCAGATTTCTCAGCACAGATCCATGTTCAAAGATGGAGAAGATATACCTCCTTTAGTG ATTGGTTTTAGTGCACCACAAGGTTGTGGGAAGACTACACTTGTCTTTGCTCTTGATTATCTTTTCCAAGTTACTGGCAG GAAGTCTGCCACTATATCCATTGATGACTTCTATTTGACGGCAGAGGGTCAG GCtaaaatgagagaagaaaatCCAGGAAATGCGCTATTAGAG TTTCGTGGGAATGCTGGGAGCCATGATCTTCCATTCTCTGTTGAAACGCTCACGGCTCTTGACAATTTGACTAAAGAAG GTATGAAGATGAAACTCCCTCGCTATGATAAA TCAGCATATAATGGGAGGGGTGACAGGGCTTCTCCTTCAACATGGCCAGAGATTGAAGGGCCACTTGAG GCTATTCTATTCGAAGGTTGGATGCTTGGTTTTAAACCCCTTTCTGCGGAAGTTGTCAAAGCCGTTGATCCCCAG CTAGAGACggtaaataaaaatcttgaagCATATTATGATGCATGGGACAAGTTCATAAAAGCCTGGATAGTCATCAAGATTAAGGACCCGAGTTGTGTCTACCAGTGGCGTTTGCAG GCAGAGATTGCCATGAGAGAGGCGGGCAAACCTGGGATGTCAGACGAGGAG GTGAAAGATTTTGTTTCACGGTACCTGCCAGCATACAAGGCTTACCTTCCCACCCTCTACTCTGAAGGACCAAGCGGTTCAAATCCAAAGCATCTCCTTGTCATCGAAATTGATGAAGGAAGGAATCCCATTCTAGGTAACTAG
- the LOC109011015 gene encoding cyclin-A2-4-like isoform X1, whose amino-acid sequence MRKENLVTAKSREPTAPLTRARAAAFRASGQLPPLKAPIPQTQKRNLRGNSKGTDLDENNNHAPGDACLQHKRRAVFQDITNNCCTGSYRNCLNATKIQAKNRKSTNKGQIQVSKVAPSVALERPQFQAGSKTNILQEKVEVEPKSKEVISSIDLKESVPLLLSIIKEHGLYDHQLEFRSSGVPSHLQSSPKIVKDGPLGDMILSSNPEVLDIDADYKEPQSCSVYAPEIYNHLRVAELARRPSPNYMKTIQHDITQSMRGILVDWLVEVAEEYNLVPDTLYLTVHLIDSFLTQNYIERQRLQLLGITCMLISSKYEEICAPHVEELCLITDNTYTRKEVLELEIRVLKYFGFQVFAPTAKTFLRRSLRAAVASYKTPSLEMEYLANYLAELTLIDNGFLDFLPSMIAASAVFLARWTLDQSSHPWNPTLEHYTSYKASDLKYTVLAMQDLQLNTDCCPLSAIRMKYRQQKQFKSVAALSSPKLLETLF is encoded by the exons ATGAGGAAAGAAAACCTGGTTACTGCTAAGAGCCGCGAGCCTACTGCTCCATTAACACGTGCAAGAGCTGCTGCCTTCCGTGCATCTGGACAGTTGCCCCCTCTGAAAGCTCCAATACCACAAACTCAGAAGCGAAATTTGCGGGGAAATTCAAAAGGTACAGATTTGGATGAGAACAACAATCATGCTCCCGGTGATGCATGTCTTCAGCACAAGAGGAGGGCTGTGTTTCAAGATATCACCAATAATTGCTGCACAGGCTCATATAGAAACTGCTTAAATGCAACTAAAATCCAG GCTAAGAACAGAAAATCTACTAATAAAGGTCAGATACAGGTTAGCAAAGTGGCACCTTCAGTTGCTCTAGAAAGGCCACAGTTTCAAGCTGGTTCGAAAACAAACATTCTTCAAGAAAAGGTGGAGGTAGAACCTAAATCAAAAGAAGTTATAAGTTCAATTGATTTGAAAGAAAGTGTACCTCTGCTATTGAGTATCATAAAAGAGCATGGCCTATATGATCATCAACTTGAATTTCGGAGTTCTGGTGTGCCTTCTCACCTTCAGAGTTCTCCAAAGATAG TCAAAGATGGCCCCTTGGGGGATATGATTCTATCAAGCAATCCAGAGGTTCTTGACATTGATGCGGATTACAAGGAACCTCAATCATGCAGTGTCTATGCTCCTGAGATTTACAACCATTTACGTGTTGCTGAG CTTGCCCGGAGACCAAGTCCTAATTACATGAAAACAATACAGCATGATATTACTCAAAGCATGCGAGGGATTCTGGTTGATTGGCTTGTAGAG GTAGCTGAAGAATACAACTTGGTGCCAGATACACTTTATCTCACAGTTCATCTCATCGACTCATTTCTGACTCAAAATTACATAGAAAGACAAAGACTTCAACTTCTGGGGATCACTTGCATGCTAATCTCCTC GAAGTATGAGGAAATTTGTGCACCCCATGTGGAAGAGTTATGCCTCATCACCGACAATACATACACAAGAAAGGAG GTATTGGAACTGGAGATTCGAGTGTTGAAGTATTTTGGCTTTCAAGTATTTGCACCCACTGCCAAAACTTTTCTCAG GAGATCTCTTCGAGCAGCAGTGGCTTCTTATAAG ACCCCTAGTCTTGAGATGGAGTACTTGGCCAACTATTTAGCTGAACTCACCTTAATTGACAATGGCTTCTTGGATTTCCTTCCATCTATGATAGCTGCATCAGCTGTATTTCTTGCGAGATGGACGTTAGATCAATCAAGTCACCCATGG AATCCAACTCTAGAACACTATACCTCTTACAAAGCATCAGATTTGAAGTACACAGTTCTTGCTATGCAAGATTTACAGTTGAACACTGACTGTTGTCCTCTGAGTGCTATACGCATGAAATACAGGCAACAGAAG CAGTTTAAATCTGTAGCTGCTCTGTCTTCCCCAAAACTACTTGAAACActattttga
- the LOC109011015 gene encoding cyclin-A2-4-like isoform X2, protein MRKENLVTAKSREPTAPLTRARAAAFRASGQLPPLKAPIPQTQKRNLRGNSKGTDLDENNNHAPGDACLQHKRRAVFQDITNNCCTGSYRNCLNATKIQAKNRKSTNKGQIQVSKVAPSVALERPQFQAGSKTNILQEKVEVEPKSKEVISSIDLKESVPLLLSIIKEHGLYDHQLEFRSSGVPSHLQSSPKIVKDGPLGDMILSSNPEVLDIDADYKEPQSCSVYAPEIYNHLRVAELARRPSPNYMKTIQHDITQSMRGILVDWLVEVAEEYNLVPDTLYLTVHLIDSFLTQNYIERQRLQLLGITCMLISSKYEEICAPHVEELCLITDNTYTRKEVLELEIRVLKYFGFQVFAPTAKTFLRRSLRAAVASYKTPSLEMEYLANYLAELTLIDNGFLDFLPSMIAASAVFLARWTLDQSSHPWNPTLEHYTSYKASDLKYTVLAMQDLQLNTDCCPLSAIRMKYRQQKFKSVAALSSPKLLETLF, encoded by the exons ATGAGGAAAGAAAACCTGGTTACTGCTAAGAGCCGCGAGCCTACTGCTCCATTAACACGTGCAAGAGCTGCTGCCTTCCGTGCATCTGGACAGTTGCCCCCTCTGAAAGCTCCAATACCACAAACTCAGAAGCGAAATTTGCGGGGAAATTCAAAAGGTACAGATTTGGATGAGAACAACAATCATGCTCCCGGTGATGCATGTCTTCAGCACAAGAGGAGGGCTGTGTTTCAAGATATCACCAATAATTGCTGCACAGGCTCATATAGAAACTGCTTAAATGCAACTAAAATCCAG GCTAAGAACAGAAAATCTACTAATAAAGGTCAGATACAGGTTAGCAAAGTGGCACCTTCAGTTGCTCTAGAAAGGCCACAGTTTCAAGCTGGTTCGAAAACAAACATTCTTCAAGAAAAGGTGGAGGTAGAACCTAAATCAAAAGAAGTTATAAGTTCAATTGATTTGAAAGAAAGTGTACCTCTGCTATTGAGTATCATAAAAGAGCATGGCCTATATGATCATCAACTTGAATTTCGGAGTTCTGGTGTGCCTTCTCACCTTCAGAGTTCTCCAAAGATAG TCAAAGATGGCCCCTTGGGGGATATGATTCTATCAAGCAATCCAGAGGTTCTTGACATTGATGCGGATTACAAGGAACCTCAATCATGCAGTGTCTATGCTCCTGAGATTTACAACCATTTACGTGTTGCTGAG CTTGCCCGGAGACCAAGTCCTAATTACATGAAAACAATACAGCATGATATTACTCAAAGCATGCGAGGGATTCTGGTTGATTGGCTTGTAGAG GTAGCTGAAGAATACAACTTGGTGCCAGATACACTTTATCTCACAGTTCATCTCATCGACTCATTTCTGACTCAAAATTACATAGAAAGACAAAGACTTCAACTTCTGGGGATCACTTGCATGCTAATCTCCTC GAAGTATGAGGAAATTTGTGCACCCCATGTGGAAGAGTTATGCCTCATCACCGACAATACATACACAAGAAAGGAG GTATTGGAACTGGAGATTCGAGTGTTGAAGTATTTTGGCTTTCAAGTATTTGCACCCACTGCCAAAACTTTTCTCAG GAGATCTCTTCGAGCAGCAGTGGCTTCTTATAAG ACCCCTAGTCTTGAGATGGAGTACTTGGCCAACTATTTAGCTGAACTCACCTTAATTGACAATGGCTTCTTGGATTTCCTTCCATCTATGATAGCTGCATCAGCTGTATTTCTTGCGAGATGGACGTTAGATCAATCAAGTCACCCATGG AATCCAACTCTAGAACACTATACCTCTTACAAAGCATCAGATTTGAAGTACACAGTTCTTGCTATGCAAGATTTACAGTTGAACACTGACTGTTGTCCTCTGAGTGCTATACGCATGAAATACAGGCAACAGAAG TTTAAATCTGTAGCTGCTCTGTCTTCCCCAAAACTACTTGAAACActattttga